Proteins co-encoded in one Malus sylvestris chromosome 7, drMalSylv7.2, whole genome shotgun sequence genomic window:
- the LOC126627885 gene encoding protein ALP1-like: MQFIYVFPGWEGSASDSRVLHDAISRPNGFKVPAGCYYLVDGGYTNGEGFLAPYRGIPYHLSEWEGRTPSNKEEYFNMKHSKARNVIERCFGLLKGRWSILRSPSYYPIRTQGRIITACCLLHNLIRQEMSVDPMENLPIIEDGQNTEEGEYVGSVQTSDQWTAMRNDMAQEMYNEWRAIRNQQPN; the protein is encoded by the exons atgcagttcatatatgtgtttccggggtgggagggttccgcatcagactctagagtgctacatgatgcaattagtaggcctaatggttttaaggtaccagcgg gttgttattaccttgtagatggtggttatacaaatggtgaaggattccttgcaccctatagaggaataccttatcatttatctgaatgggagggacgaacaccttctaataaggaagaatattttaacatgaagcattctaaggcaaggaatgtaattgaacgctgttttggcttgctaaaaggaaggtggtcgatactaaggagtccatcttactatccgataaggacacaaggtcgaataattaccgcttgttgcctactacacaatcttattaggcaagagatgtctgtagatccaatggagaatttgccaataatagaagatggacaaaatacagaagaaggtgaatatgttggtagtgTTCAAACATCGGACCAGTGGACTGCAATGAGGAATGATATGGCTCAGGAAATGTATAAtgagtggagagcaattaggaaccagcaaccgaactag
- the LOC126630398 gene encoding uncharacterized protein LOC126630398 isoform X1, with protein sequence MEKKQVGELVSVTFTWRIEKFSRLRPQKHYSDGFAVGDFKWQIVVYPKGSSGNPGKHDLSIYLNVADATTLSSGWSRYAQFTLTVVNQLDSDKSITFVFIFHFSQDSVPSNCLSALGYGVGCSSSFSMTEMFCNPPLFDCTETKHVFSASKSDWGFTSFMPLSEFSDCTKGFLVNDACVLEAEVAVSQVDYTSASEAQETLFFTPIKPSENENERQGRSNVDAVQFPQVLDFLDSPSFEQKQTNADSLQAPISSKALTTSSSYQVLAFQEEPSSEQYCPEPNDSPVESPIVKEHELARSTPLGELMDFRGLGKIDKDYVPFLEEVCLLHPSLIECQRKRSRVFTEWAFTALGRLLHFLKTTKGKDMIEAPCEEHLQLLWEELGTFKFDLAWLEPHVQSALGMKKFVERERHVTKLRNNVDALDIEIKRLKAWLTVAEVEFVGAKTDMGEAEESFVAINMDSELGYGGWH encoded by the exons atggagaaaaagcAAGTTGGGGAGCTTGTATCTGTAACCTTCACATGGAGGATTGAAAAATTCTCAAGGTTGAGACCCCAGAAGCATTACTCTGATGGTTTCGCGGTCGGTGATTTTAAATG GCAGATCGTTGTATATCCAAAGGGAAGCAGTGGAAATCCCGGAAAGCACGACCTGTCGATATATTTGAATGTCGCAGATGCTACAACATTGTCATCTGGGTGGAGCAGATATGCCCAATTCACCTTGACCGTTGTCAATCAACTTGACAGTGACAAGTCCATAACATTTG tttttatttttcatttttcacaaGACTCCGTACCAAGCAATTGTCTATCGGCTTTAGGTTATGGCGTCGGTTGCAGTAGCAGTTTTTCTATGACAGAAATGTTTTGTAATCCGCCGTTGTTTGATTGTACAGAAACTAAACATGTGTTCAGCGCAAGTAAAAGTGATTGGGGCTTCACATCATTCATGCCTCTAAGTGAGTTTTCTGATTGCACCAAAGGGTTTCTTGTGAATGATGCATGTGTTCTGGAAGCCGAGGTTGCTGTAAGTCAGGTTGACTACACGAGTGCTTCTGAAGCCCAAGAAACTTTGTTTTTTACACCTATAAAACCCTCAGAGAACGAAAATGAAAGGCAAGGACGTTCAAATGTGGACGCTGTGCAATTTCCACAGGTGCTTGATTTTCTGGATTCACCAAGTTTTGAACAGAAGCAAACAAATGCTGATTCGTTGCAAGCTCCAATCTCTTCAAAAGCACTTACAACATCCAGTTCTTATCAAGTGCTTGCTTTCCAGGAAGAACCAAGCTCTGAACAATATTGCCCTGAGCCTAACGATAGCCCTGTTGAATCTCCCATAGTCAAGGAACATGAGCTAGCACGCTCCACCCCACTTGGTGAGCTCATGGATTTCCGGGGTTTGGGGAAAATAGACAAAGATTATGTTCCATTTCTAGAGGAAGTCTGTTTGTTGCATCCTTCTTTGATCGAGTGCCAAAGGAAGAGAAGTCGTGTGTTTACTGAATGGGCATTCACAGCTTTGGGTAGACTCCTGCACTTTTTGAAGACTACAAAGGGTAAGGATATGATCGAGGCTCCCTGTGAGGAGCACCTTCAACTTTTATGGGAGGAGCTCGGAACCTTCAAATTTGACTTGGCTTGGTTGGAGCCTCATGTTCAGTCTGCTTTGGGTATGAAGAAGTTTGTGGAAAGGGAACGACATGTAACGAAGCTGAGAAATAATGTGGATGCTTTGGATATTGAGATCAAGAGGTTGAAGGCTTGGCTAACTGTTGCAGAGGTAGAATTTGTGGGTGCGAAAACAGACATGGGAGAGGCAGAAGAAAGCTTCGTTGCAATAAATATGGATAGTGAGCTCGGTTATGGCGGATGGCATTAG
- the LOC126627884 gene encoding uncharacterized protein LOC126627884, which produces MDNENFLNATQEPKGRRRKWEAFEEEVLLGVLDDFVARKQRCDTGAFKQGTLVEIAKAVNVLCPHSNIKANPHIESKLKKWKKTYSMVVDMINTSGFAWNDVKKCVEVDSDDAWQTYVQRNKEADGWRSKPFPLFDRFAYIFGKDRATGNVAETPAQMVEEQSHDHVGESDIGGDNFVSSMNQQSQQSTPSENSQRKRKRAVGSSSDGTEAIISGLKDFYVESGKRMQMVTEALVQGTADHTDIANELEAMGLSPMDQIDALSLILDKPKNVGVFRAIKPELKKVFVQRLLSDNASG; this is translated from the exons atggataacgaaaattttttgaatgctactcaagagccaaaaggaagaaggcgtaaatgggaagcatttgaggaagaagtattacTCGGAGTTCTTGACgattttgttgctcggaagcaacggtgtgacaccggtgctttcaaacaaggtactttggttgaaatagcaaaagctgtcaatgttttatgtcctcattcaaatataaaggcaaatccacatattgagtccaagttgaagaaatggaaaaaaacatatagtatggtcgttgacatgataaacacaagtggatttgcatggaatgatgtcaaaaagtgcgttgaagttgacagtgatgacgcatggcaaacttatgtgcag agaaataaagaagccgatggatggagaagcaaaccttttccactgtttgatagatttgcatatatatttggaaaagatcgggctacgggtaatgtagccgaaacccctgctcaaatggtggaggaacaaagtcatgatcatgttggtgaaagtgatattggaggtgataattttgtttcttcaatgaaccaacaaagccaacaaagcaccccatctgaaaatagccaaagaaagaggaaaagagctgtgggaagttcaagtgatggaaccgaggcaattatcagtggactgaaagatttttatgttgaaagtgggaagaggatgcaaatggtaactgaagctttagttcaaggtactgcagatcatactgacatagctaatgaacttgaagcaatgggtctctctcctatggatcaaattgatgcattgtctcttattttggataaaccaaaaaatgtgggagtgttcagggcaatcaaaccggaactcaagaaagtgttcgtccaaaggcttttaagcgacaacgcaagcggatga
- the LOC126630401 gene encoding subtilisin-like serine-protease S isoform X2 — MLLAFTRLFRKQGSLDQKKVVGKIVVCVDDDPAVSRRIKKLVVADTKAKGLILIDEAEKGLPFDSGIFPFTEVGNTAGFQILEYINSTKNLTATILPKVVVLHRLLHFFHPGVLHSLQKTFSNNRLQQHEKAFDKQL, encoded by the exons ATGCTGCTGGCATTTACACGCCTGTTTCGGAAGCAAG GATCATTGgatcaaaagaaagtggttGGCAAAATAGTTGTTTGTGTTGATGATGACCCGGCTGTTTCACGGAGAATCAAGAAATTAGTTGTTGCTGATACTAAAGCCAAAGGGTTGATTTTGATTGACGAAGCTGAGAAAGGTTTACCTTTCGATTCGGGCATTTTCCCATTTACAGAAGTTGGCAATACTGCAGGGTTTCAGATTCTCGAGTACATAAATTCTACCAA AAACCTAACAGCAACGATTCTCCCAAAAGTTGTAGTCCTGCACCGGCTGTTGCATTTTTTTCATCCAGGGGTCCTGCACAGCTTACAGAAAACATTCTCAAA CAACCGTTTACAACAACATGAAAAAGCCTTTGACAAACAGCTCTAA
- the LOC126630400 gene encoding MATH domain and coiled-coil domain-containing protein At3g58210-like isoform X3, which produces MEKKQVGELVSVTFTWKIEKFSRLRSQKHYSDGFNVGDFQWQIVVYPKGSSGTPGTHDLSIYLNVADASALPSGWSRYAQFTLTVVNQVNYDKSITVETKHVFSARKSDWGFTSFMPLSELCDFSQGFLVNDTCVLEAEVAVSQVDYMAEVHETWFCPPIQPSDHERQGHTNVDAVQLTAPTSEQVLAFQDASSSEHKQTNDFEQVLISSVAVTTPSSAQVLALWDGPSDGQVWTGGNNSLVGSPIGKEHEQKPSAPVGELMNFRGLGQIDKAFVPFLEEVCLMHPSLIKCQRKRSPMFTEWAFTALGRLLYFLKTTKGTDMNVDACEHLRLSWEELESFRFDLAWLEPHIQSALGMKKFVERELEVKDLRNNMDSLEIEVKRLKARLNVAELDFEDAKRDMGEAEESFVEINMDSELGYGGRH; this is translated from the exons ATGGAGAAAAAACAAGTTGGGGAGCTTGTATCGGTGACGTTCACATGGAAGATTGAGAAATTCTCTAGGTTGAGATCCCAGAAGCATTACTCTGATGGTTTTAATGTCGGTGACTTTCAATG GCAGATTGTCGTATATCCGAAGGGCAGCAGCGGAACCCCTGGAACGCACGACCTGTCGATATATCTGAATGTTGCAGATGCTTCGGCATTGCCATCTGGGTGGAGTAGATATGCCCAATTTACCTTGACCGTTGTCAATCAAGTCAACTATGATAAGTCAATAACAGTTG AAACTAAACATGTGTTCAGCGCAAGGAAAAGCGATTGGGGCTTCACATCATTCATGCCTCTAAGTGAGCTTTGTGATTTCTCCCAAGGGTTTCTTGTGAATGATACATGTGTTCTTGAAGCTGAGGTTGCTGTCAGTCAGGTTGACTATATGGCCGAAGTCCACGAAACTTGGTTCTGTCCGCCTATACAGCCCTCAGACCATGAAAGGCAAGGGCATACAAATGTGGATGCCGTACAACTTACAGCACCTACTTCTGAACAGGTACTTGCCTTTCAGGATGCATCAAGTTCTGAACATAAGCAAACAAATGATTTTGAGCAAGTTCTAATCTCTTCAGTAGCAGTTACTACACCTAGTTCTGCTCAAGTGCTGGCCTTGTGGGATGGACCAAGTGATGGACAAGTTTGGACTGGGGGTAACAATAGCCTTGTTGGATCTCCGATAGGAAAGGAACATGAGCAAAAACCCTCTGCCCCAGTTGGCGAGCTCATGAATTTCAGGGGTTTAGGGCAAATAGACAAAGCTTTTGTTCCATTTCTAGAGGAAGTCTGTTTGATGCATCCTTCATTGATCAAGTGCCAAAGGAAGAGAAGTCCTATGTTTACTGAATGGGCATTCACAGCTTTGGGTAGACTCCTGTATTTTCTAAAGACTACCAAGGGTACCGATATGAACGTGGATGCTTGTGAGCACCTTCGACTGTCATGGGAGGAGCTTGAGTCCTTCAGATTTGACTTGGCTTGGTTGGAGCCTCACATTCAGTCCGCTTTGGGTATGAAGAAGTTTGTGGAAAGGGAACTAGAGGTAAAAGACCTGAGAAATAATATGGATTCTTTAGAGATTGAAGTCAAGAGGTTGAAGGCTAGGCTAAATGTGGCAGAGTTAGATTTTGAGGATGCGAAAAGAGACATGGGAGAGGCCGAAGAAAGCTTTGTTGAAATAAATATGGATAGCGAGCTTGGTTATGGTGGGAGGCATTAG
- the LOC126630401 gene encoding subtilisin-like serine-protease S isoform X1, with product MLLAFTRLFRKQGSLDQKKVVGKIVVCVDDDPAVSRRIKKLVVADTKAKGLILIDEAEKGLPFDSGIFPFTEVGNTAGFQILEYINSTKNLTATILPKVVVLHRLLHFFHPGVLHSLQKTFSKLFSLPYTSLFYLFNFFFKFTCTLILDISVRI from the exons ATGCTGCTGGCATTTACACGCCTGTTTCGGAAGCAAG GATCATTGgatcaaaagaaagtggttGGCAAAATAGTTGTTTGTGTTGATGATGACCCGGCTGTTTCACGGAGAATCAAGAAATTAGTTGTTGCTGATACTAAAGCCAAAGGGTTGATTTTGATTGACGAAGCTGAGAAAGGTTTACCTTTCGATTCGGGCATTTTCCCATTTACAGAAGTTGGCAATACTGCAGGGTTTCAGATTCTCGAGTACATAAATTCTACCAA AAACCTAACAGCAACGATTCTCCCAAAAGTTGTAGTCCTGCACCGGCTGTTGCATTTTTTTCATCCAGGGGTCCTGCACAGCTTACAGAAAACATTCTCAAAGTTATTTTCTTTACCTTACActtctttgttttatttatttaattttttttttaaattcacctGCACCTTAATATTAGATATATCCGTACGTATTTAA
- the LOC126630401 gene encoding subtilisin-like protease SBT5.4 isoform X4: MLLAFTRLFRKQGSLDQKKVVGKIVVCVDDDPAVSRRIKKLVVADTKAKGLILIDEAEKGLPFDSGIFPFTEVGNTAGFQILEYINSTNNRLQQHEKAFDKQL; encoded by the exons ATGCTGCTGGCATTTACACGCCTGTTTCGGAAGCAAG GATCATTGgatcaaaagaaagtggttGGCAAAATAGTTGTTTGTGTTGATGATGACCCGGCTGTTTCACGGAGAATCAAGAAATTAGTTGTTGCTGATACTAAAGCCAAAGGGTTGATTTTGATTGACGAAGCTGAGAAAGGTTTACCTTTCGATTCGGGCATTTTCCCATTTACAGAAGTTGGCAATACTGCAGGGTTTCAGATTCTCGAGTACATAAATTCTACCAA CAACCGTTTACAACAACATGAAAAAGCCTTTGACAAACAGCTCTAA
- the LOC126630401 gene encoding subtilisin-like serine-protease S isoform X3, translated as MLLAFTRLFRKQGSLDQKKVVGKIVVCVDDDPAVSRRIKKLVVADTKAKGLILIDEAEKGLPFDSGIFPFTEVGNTAGFQILEYINSTKNLTATILPKVVVLHRLLHFFHPGVLHSLQKTFSNLI; from the exons ATGCTGCTGGCATTTACACGCCTGTTTCGGAAGCAAG GATCATTGgatcaaaagaaagtggttGGCAAAATAGTTGTTTGTGTTGATGATGACCCGGCTGTTTCACGGAGAATCAAGAAATTAGTTGTTGCTGATACTAAAGCCAAAGGGTTGATTTTGATTGACGAAGCTGAGAAAGGTTTACCTTTCGATTCGGGCATTTTCCCATTTACAGAAGTTGGCAATACTGCAGGGTTTCAGATTCTCGAGTACATAAATTCTACCAA AAACCTAACAGCAACGATTCTCCCAAAAGTTGTAGTCCTGCACCGGCTGTTGCATTTTTTTCATCCAGGGGTCCTGCACAGCTTACAGAAAACATTCTCAAA CCTGATATAA
- the LOC126630398 gene encoding uncharacterized protein LOC126630398 isoform X2, giving the protein MEKKQVGELVSVTFTWRIEKFSRLRPQKHYSDGFAVGDFKWQIVVYPKGSSGNPGKHDLSIYLNVADATTLSSGWSRYAQFTLTVVNQLDSDKSITFETKHVFSASKSDWGFTSFMPLSEFSDCTKGFLVNDACVLEAEVAVSQVDYTSASEAQETLFFTPIKPSENENERQGRSNVDAVQFPQVLDFLDSPSFEQKQTNADSLQAPISSKALTTSSSYQVLAFQEEPSSEQYCPEPNDSPVESPIVKEHELARSTPLGELMDFRGLGKIDKDYVPFLEEVCLLHPSLIECQRKRSRVFTEWAFTALGRLLHFLKTTKGKDMIEAPCEEHLQLLWEELGTFKFDLAWLEPHVQSALGMKKFVERERHVTKLRNNVDALDIEIKRLKAWLTVAEVEFVGAKTDMGEAEESFVAINMDSELGYGGWH; this is encoded by the exons atggagaaaaagcAAGTTGGGGAGCTTGTATCTGTAACCTTCACATGGAGGATTGAAAAATTCTCAAGGTTGAGACCCCAGAAGCATTACTCTGATGGTTTCGCGGTCGGTGATTTTAAATG GCAGATCGTTGTATATCCAAAGGGAAGCAGTGGAAATCCCGGAAAGCACGACCTGTCGATATATTTGAATGTCGCAGATGCTACAACATTGTCATCTGGGTGGAGCAGATATGCCCAATTCACCTTGACCGTTGTCAATCAACTTGACAGTGACAAGTCCATAACATTTG AAACTAAACATGTGTTCAGCGCAAGTAAAAGTGATTGGGGCTTCACATCATTCATGCCTCTAAGTGAGTTTTCTGATTGCACCAAAGGGTTTCTTGTGAATGATGCATGTGTTCTGGAAGCCGAGGTTGCTGTAAGTCAGGTTGACTACACGAGTGCTTCTGAAGCCCAAGAAACTTTGTTTTTTACACCTATAAAACCCTCAGAGAACGAAAATGAAAGGCAAGGACGTTCAAATGTGGACGCTGTGCAATTTCCACAGGTGCTTGATTTTCTGGATTCACCAAGTTTTGAACAGAAGCAAACAAATGCTGATTCGTTGCAAGCTCCAATCTCTTCAAAAGCACTTACAACATCCAGTTCTTATCAAGTGCTTGCTTTCCAGGAAGAACCAAGCTCTGAACAATATTGCCCTGAGCCTAACGATAGCCCTGTTGAATCTCCCATAGTCAAGGAACATGAGCTAGCACGCTCCACCCCACTTGGTGAGCTCATGGATTTCCGGGGTTTGGGGAAAATAGACAAAGATTATGTTCCATTTCTAGAGGAAGTCTGTTTGTTGCATCCTTCTTTGATCGAGTGCCAAAGGAAGAGAAGTCGTGTGTTTACTGAATGGGCATTCACAGCTTTGGGTAGACTCCTGCACTTTTTGAAGACTACAAAGGGTAAGGATATGATCGAGGCTCCCTGTGAGGAGCACCTTCAACTTTTATGGGAGGAGCTCGGAACCTTCAAATTTGACTTGGCTTGGTTGGAGCCTCATGTTCAGTCTGCTTTGGGTATGAAGAAGTTTGTGGAAAGGGAACGACATGTAACGAAGCTGAGAAATAATGTGGATGCTTTGGATATTGAGATCAAGAGGTTGAAGGCTTGGCTAACTGTTGCAGAGGTAGAATTTGTGGGTGCGAAAACAGACATGGGAGAGGCAGAAGAAAGCTTCGTTGCAATAAATATGGATAGTGAGCTCGGTTATGGCGGATGGCATTAG
- the LOC126630401 gene encoding subtilisin-like protease SBT5.4 isoform X5, which yields MLLAFTRLFRKQGSLDQKKVVGKIVVCVDDDPAVSRRIKKLVVADTKAKGLILIDEAEKGLPFDSGIFPFTEVGNTAGFQILEYINSTNLI from the exons ATGCTGCTGGCATTTACACGCCTGTTTCGGAAGCAAG GATCATTGgatcaaaagaaagtggttGGCAAAATAGTTGTTTGTGTTGATGATGACCCGGCTGTTTCACGGAGAATCAAGAAATTAGTTGTTGCTGATACTAAAGCCAAAGGGTTGATTTTGATTGACGAAGCTGAGAAAGGTTTACCTTTCGATTCGGGCATTTTCCCATTTACAGAAGTTGGCAATACTGCAGGGTTTCAGATTCTCGAGTACATAAATTCTACCAA CCTGATATAA
- the LOC126630398 gene encoding uncharacterized protein LOC126630398 isoform X3: MIVVYPKGSSGNPGKHDLSIYLNVADATTLSSGWSRYAQFTLTVVNQLDSDKSITFETKHVFSASKSDWGFTSFMPLSEFSDCTKGFLVNDACVLEAEVAVSQVDYTSASEAQETLFFTPIKPSENENERQGRSNVDAVQFPQVLDFLDSPSFEQKQTNADSLQAPISSKALTTSSSYQVLAFQEEPSSEQYCPEPNDSPVESPIVKEHELARSTPLGELMDFRGLGKIDKDYVPFLEEVCLLHPSLIECQRKRSRVFTEWAFTALGRLLHFLKTTKGKDMIEAPCEEHLQLLWEELGTFKFDLAWLEPHVQSALGMKKFVERERHVTKLRNNVDALDIEIKRLKAWLTVAEVEFVGAKTDMGEAEESFVAINMDSELGYGGWH, translated from the exons ATG ATCGTTGTATATCCAAAGGGAAGCAGTGGAAATCCCGGAAAGCACGACCTGTCGATATATTTGAATGTCGCAGATGCTACAACATTGTCATCTGGGTGGAGCAGATATGCCCAATTCACCTTGACCGTTGTCAATCAACTTGACAGTGACAAGTCCATAACATTTG AAACTAAACATGTGTTCAGCGCAAGTAAAAGTGATTGGGGCTTCACATCATTCATGCCTCTAAGTGAGTTTTCTGATTGCACCAAAGGGTTTCTTGTGAATGATGCATGTGTTCTGGAAGCCGAGGTTGCTGTAAGTCAGGTTGACTACACGAGTGCTTCTGAAGCCCAAGAAACTTTGTTTTTTACACCTATAAAACCCTCAGAGAACGAAAATGAAAGGCAAGGACGTTCAAATGTGGACGCTGTGCAATTTCCACAGGTGCTTGATTTTCTGGATTCACCAAGTTTTGAACAGAAGCAAACAAATGCTGATTCGTTGCAAGCTCCAATCTCTTCAAAAGCACTTACAACATCCAGTTCTTATCAAGTGCTTGCTTTCCAGGAAGAACCAAGCTCTGAACAATATTGCCCTGAGCCTAACGATAGCCCTGTTGAATCTCCCATAGTCAAGGAACATGAGCTAGCACGCTCCACCCCACTTGGTGAGCTCATGGATTTCCGGGGTTTGGGGAAAATAGACAAAGATTATGTTCCATTTCTAGAGGAAGTCTGTTTGTTGCATCCTTCTTTGATCGAGTGCCAAAGGAAGAGAAGTCGTGTGTTTACTGAATGGGCATTCACAGCTTTGGGTAGACTCCTGCACTTTTTGAAGACTACAAAGGGTAAGGATATGATCGAGGCTCCCTGTGAGGAGCACCTTCAACTTTTATGGGAGGAGCTCGGAACCTTCAAATTTGACTTGGCTTGGTTGGAGCCTCATGTTCAGTCTGCTTTGGGTATGAAGAAGTTTGTGGAAAGGGAACGACATGTAACGAAGCTGAGAAATAATGTGGATGCTTTGGATATTGAGATCAAGAGGTTGAAGGCTTGGCTAACTGTTGCAGAGGTAGAATTTGTGGGTGCGAAAACAGACATGGGAGAGGCAGAAGAAAGCTTCGTTGCAATAAATATGGATAGTGAGCTCGGTTATGGCGGATGGCATTAG